Genomic DNA from Coffea arabica cultivar ET-39 chromosome 7e, Coffea Arabica ET-39 HiFi, whole genome shotgun sequence:
ATAGGTGTTGGatccatggttcaaagtcgtggTCGCGGTCGCGGTCCGGAACGTTCCACATCGGTTTCGGCATATCAGTCGCGGTCTCgatgagatgcaaattttaaagtatttaatattctaaaaattattaataatataaaaaaagtatgctaaacaaaaataataaaaaatagcaaaagaaatggCCAAGTCAATCCGTCACGGTATAACTCGGCCGATTTCTCGTCTTGACTCGGTGTGACTCGACCGAGTCAATCCGTCGCGGTGACGTCTCGGCCGATTTCTCGGCGAGTTAAGTATCTCGGTATCGTTTCGTCAAGGTATCGTATCGGTAGGAGTcgagacggtgacgactcggccgagtcgtctcggTCTCGGCCGAGACTTCGAACCATGGTTGGATCGGGTTCTTGTTGATAGAATAACTCCACTCACAATCATTCATGCATGTGATTGTATTGTAGGTGGCTTATCTATGTCGTCTGTCAGTTGGTCGGTTCAACGCTTGCATGCCTAACCTTGAAGTTGTTATTCAATGGGCAACCTGATATACTTCCAATTCTTACTCAGCACAAAAGCTCATGCTCAACTAGTGATGTTGAAGCAATAGCGTGGGAACTCATTATCATTTTCATTCTAATGTTCGTCTGTGCAGCAGTACCTGAAGATCCCTCCGCAAGTAATCCTTAAACAATAGTAACTAGAAGCTAAATGCATAATAGGATCAAGTAAGTATGTTTAGCTGCTGGAGAAAGTTTTCTTGTGATCTTTTGACAAAAAGCTTTGTTGGATTCATGCATGAAAACAGAACAAGGCACTATCTGGGGTGGCAATTGGAGGTGCAGTCTCGTTTAATGTCATCATAGCTGGGTAAAGACAACCTCAATTTAGATCACATTACCAATTCTTTCTGTCTctttcaagaaaaaaatttaaaaaaaaaaacttgtaaagGTGACTTgctttttaatgaaaaatgcaGGCCCATCACTGGAGCTTCAATGAATCCGGGAAGGAGTATCGGAGCTGCAATAGCCGCTGGTGCCTATAAAAACCTTTGGGTCTACATCGTGGCACCCGTCCTTGGCTCCCTGGCTGCAATACTGGTATACTGTCTCCTCCGAGTGCCAGAGTcagaaaaggaagaaactaGCACCAATGTCAATCATAAAGATTTTTACTTTCATCCTGATGTATGAATGAGATATCCCCTGATAATAGTAATGAAGCCTGCAAAGAAGCCAAAGGCATATGGCAAAATGGATTTTGATCAGTAGAATGggaatttctatttttttttaaattattactAGTAATGTTGTACGCGCTAAATGTAGAATATTTTTAGAAGGTTTGTAAGAAATCTATATAAATTTGGTAACAAAAGTTACCTATTCGTTTTTTGAGGAagtttggttttctttttttaggcCTTTCAAGCAAGATAGTTGCATGGACAATATTCCTTGTTATGAGAATTATCTTCTTTGACATGCCTATAATTTCACAAAATCAATTCAATTTCATTGTTGACATTTGCATAAAAAAGTGTTTGTTTTGTTGACACTTTTATTTGAGAGCAAGTACGACTTATTGTATTTCCTAATTTTGTGATGATATCATCAAATATGATAGCTTAAACTCTTTTTCCCTgatattttttttggttataactTAGAAATGGTAATAAGGTGTACAATATAAATTAAAAGATAAACATGAAAGTACACATTTTCTCACCTCATCATCAACAAAAACTAATTTCTATTAGTGTTCTagatttttgttttccaacATAAGGCTCAATATTAAATTTTCATAACAGTAAGACTCAAATTGTCCACATCTTTTTATCCAACTTTAGTGAATTCATCAAACCACCATCATTTTCTCCAACACCAAAACTCTCGCTGTTTTTGTCGTCCACTCCATCTCTTCGGTCACCTGCTTGATTCAACCTTTCCcttgttggatccttaatctAACGTTAggcttatatgtgaataattatgtgttGTAGACTGTCAATTAAAGTGATTAAATTCAATTAAAGTGATTAATTATGAATTGAATTTTAATGTATCTCATAGGATGTGAGTTTTTAATGTGTAGAGACTTAAGGATAATTTCTATGATGGGTTGAAATAAGAATCTAAAAGATAACATGAATGTTATCTATAAATAGAATTATGGTCTCCAAGTCACACGTATTCTTATTGTCGTATTTTTCTAGTACTACAAAATAACTCTTTCCTGATATCTcatcgtcaggaaagataccagagagaaaTTAAATGACTTTCTCAAGAATTGACAAATACGTGCTGACCTCAAAGGTCACCCTAAAATCTCTAGGGATTCAAATACCAGTTTGTCAATATGAATACAAGTATACTTTGATAATTTTGCTGTTAACTTATTTTTTAACAATCGCCATAAAGATTTTGGGTTTAATAGGTGATGGTTTTCaccaaaagttaatataaactAGCACCCTAACAAGTGATATCAGAGTAGGATATGGttgattattaagaaataatttggttttaaataattcatagttttcaagttttttttaactagaattatttttattttgattgtgCGGCGGTTGACAATcttgaat
This window encodes:
- the LOC113700579 gene encoding aquaporin NIP1-1-like, whose translation is MANKPDSTSIVSMNSPTRNSRDDLSMLEQAKKTVKRVMIAKMVSKPESPSIYQWLIYVVCQLVGSTLACLTLKLLFNGQPDILPILTQHKSSCSTSDVEAIAWELIIIFILMFVCAANKALSGVAIGGAVSFNVIIAGPITGASMNPGRSIGAAIAAGAYKNLWVYIVAPVLGSLAAILVYCLLRVPESEKEETSTNVNHKDFYFHPDV